A single genomic interval of Campylobacter anatolicus harbors:
- a CDS encoding aldehyde dehydrogenase family protein, whose product MTKLLKQYSLFINGEWREAKDKATLKTYNPANGKLLAEIADATEDDVNDAVKAARVAFNKFKHSTISERSALLNKIADVIDANKEHLAHVETIDNGKPIRETLNVDIPLAAEHFRYFAGVIAGEEGSANVLNEKQLSIVLREPIGVVGQIVPWNFPFLMAAWKLAPVIAAGNASVFKPSSETSLSVLELFRLIDKILPKGLVNVVTGKGSKAGEWIKNHPGLDKLAFTGSTEIGRDIAIAAANRIIPATLELGGKSANIFFADADLDKALDGLQLGILFNQGQVCCAGSRIFVEEKFYDKFIDAAVKKFSSIKVGDPLDPTTQMGAQINKKQAEKILNYVEIGKKEGAKVAVGGKAYTKNGCDKGAFVEPTLLTDVRNNMQVAQEEIFGPVGVVIKFKDESELIKMVNDSEYGLGGGVFTQDITKALRVARAMETGRVWINTYNQIPEGSPFGGYKNSGIGRETHKIILEHYTQMKNIMIDLTGKPSGFYEQ is encoded by the coding sequence ATGACAAAATTACTTAAACAATATAGTCTTTTTATCAACGGTGAGTGGCGTGAAGCAAAAGATAAAGCAACACTCAAAACTTACAACCCCGCAAATGGTAAACTTCTAGCCGAGATAGCTGACGCTACAGAAGATGACGTAAATGACGCAGTTAAAGCAGCTCGTGTGGCGTTTAATAAATTTAAACACTCAACTATCTCTGAGCGTTCAGCACTTTTAAACAAAATAGCCGACGTGATAGATGCAAATAAGGAGCATTTAGCACATGTTGAGACGATAGATAATGGTAAGCCAATACGCGAAACACTAAATGTAGATATTCCGCTTGCAGCGGAACATTTTAGGTATTTTGCCGGCGTTATCGCCGGTGAAGAGGGCAGTGCAAATGTATTAAATGAAAAGCAACTCTCTATCGTGCTTCGTGAGCCGATCGGCGTTGTAGGACAGATCGTGCCATGGAATTTTCCATTTTTGATGGCAGCGTGGAAACTAGCACCGGTCATAGCAGCAGGGAATGCAAGCGTGTTTAAACCCTCAAGCGAGACGAGCTTATCGGTGCTTGAGCTATTTCGCTTGATAGATAAAATTTTACCAAAAGGGCTTGTTAATGTTGTGACTGGTAAAGGCAGTAAGGCTGGCGAATGGATCAAAAATCACCCAGGACTTGATAAATTAGCCTTTACAGGCTCAACCGAGATCGGTCGTGATATAGCCATAGCAGCAGCCAATCGTATCATACCAGCAACGCTTGAGCTTGGTGGAAAGAGTGCAAATATATTCTTTGCTGATGCTGATTTAGACAAGGCACTTGATGGTTTACAACTTGGTATTTTATTTAACCAAGGACAGGTGTGTTGTGCTGGTTCAAGAATATTCGTTGAAGAGAAATTTTATGACAAATTTATAGATGCAGCAGTTAAAAAATTTAGCAGCATAAAAGTCGGCGATCCACTAGATCCAACTACACAAATGGGTGCTCAAATAAACAAAAAACAGGCTGAGAAAATTTTAAACTATGTCGAGATCGGCAAAAAAGAGGGGGCAAAAGTCGCTGTAGGTGGCAAGGCATATACTAAAAATGGTTGCGATAAGGGTGCATTTGTAGAGCCAACTTTGCTAACTGATGTGCGAAACAATATGCAAGTGGCACAAGAGGAGATATTTGGACCAGTTGGTGTTGTGATTAAATTTAAAGACGAATCTGAGCTTATTAAAATGGTAAATGATAGTGAATACGGCTTGGGTGGTGGTGTTTTCACGCAAGACATAACAAAGGCATTGCGTGTGGCTCGTGCTATGGAAACTGGTCGCGTCTGGATAAACACTTATAATCAAATCCCAGAGGGTAGTCCATTTGGCGGATATAAAAACTCAGGCATAGGTCGTGAAACACACAAGATCATCTTAGAACACTACACTCAAATGAAAAACATAATGATCGATCTAACTGGTAAACCAAGTGGCTTTTACGAGCAATGA
- a CDS encoding sensor histidine kinase produces the protein MPYKTKILSKILSLYLITSAIFLGYFFINDYRMKKDTLILNEVKNLKEIKMGIYMKARMDGIDKINTLSNEKNIKTCIFSQDGTELYNEIDCNKFNKKSEVQDDKVVIFEPIQTMDVATDELSKANILLIGKDIKSEILNLKIKSILKLLIALSAILFIAYYLAKLSLEPLYTKITTLNRFIKDSTHEINTPLSIIMMSIETTDKNSLNERNLKRFNNIELAAKSLNNVYDTLVHLAFDTNKKIVKEEIDLKELLSERLDYFAPFFTKRALKIDINLKKATIKANRYEMSKIFDNLLSNAAKYTNLGGNVYIILEQNSFSITNTGNGISKEQQAQIYERYTRFNADQGGFGIGLSLVKQSCKNNDITIKCNSCIGKETTFSLQWV, from the coding sequence ATGCCATACAAAACTAAAATTTTAAGCAAAATATTATCGCTATATCTTATTACTAGTGCCATATTTTTAGGCTATTTTTTCATAAATGATTATAGAATGAAAAAAGATACACTCATTTTAAATGAAGTAAAAAATTTAAAAGAGATAAAAATGGGTATTTATATGAAGGCTAGAATGGACGGTATAGACAAGATAAATACGCTAAGCAATGAAAAAAATATCAAAACTTGCATATTTTCTCAAGACGGGACAGAGCTTTATAATGAAATAGACTGCAACAAATTTAATAAAAAAAGTGAGGTGCAAGACGATAAAGTAGTTATATTTGAACCAATACAAACAATGGATGTAGCTACTGATGAGTTATCAAAAGCAAATATATTACTAATTGGTAAAGACATAAAGAGTGAGATTTTAAACCTAAAAATTAAAAGTATTTTAAAGCTTTTAATTGCATTAAGTGCTATACTATTTATTGCATATTATTTAGCCAAACTATCCCTTGAACCACTTTATACAAAGATAACCACACTAAATCGCTTTATAAAAGACTCAACCCACGAGATAAATACACCGCTAAGTATCATAATGATGAGCATTGAAACAACCGATAAAAACTCACTAAATGAGCGAAATTTAAAACGCTTTAATAACATAGAACTAGCCGCAAAAAGCCTAAATAACGTATATGATACACTTGTGCATCTTGCATTTGATACTAATAAAAAAATAGTCAAAGAAGAGATAGATTTAAAAGAGCTTTTAAGTGAAAGGCTTGATTATTTTGCTCCATTTTTTACAAAAAGAGCCCTTAAAATAGATATAAATTTAAAAAAAGCAACTATAAAAGCAAATAGATATGAGATGAGTAAGATATTTGATAACTTACTAAGCAACGCTGCAAAATACACAAATTTAGGAGGTAATGTCTATATAATCTTAGAGCAAAATAGCTTTAGTATAACAAACACCGGTAACGGCATAAGCAAAGAACAACAGGCTCAAATTTATGAACGTTATACACGCTTTAACGCAGATCAAGGTGGCTTTGGCATAGGTTTAAGTCTAGTAAAACAATCTTGCAAAAATAATGATATAACCATAAAATGTAATAGCTGCATAGGTAAAGAAACTACATTTAGCCTTCAATGGGTTTAA
- a CDS encoding response regulator transcription factor, giving the protein MIKILLVEDDETLLEMIAEYLRDNDYLVTTCNNAADALDLAYEQNFDILVLDVKLPKGDGFSLLSSLRSAGVNTPAIFTTSLNTVNDLESGYESGCDDYLKKPYELKELLIRIKNLIKRSFLHTNSDFITLADGYKFYPQSKNLTKNDEIVNLSNKQSELLILFLQNKNKLLTKQEIFDKIWSFDEEPSEQSLRVYIKDIRQILGKENITNKRGDGYIYAIQN; this is encoded by the coding sequence GTGATAAAAATTTTGCTCGTAGAAGATGATGAGACACTGCTTGAGATGATAGCTGAGTATCTTAGAGATAACGATTACTTAGTAACCACTTGCAACAATGCAGCTGATGCACTAGATCTAGCCTATGAGCAAAATTTTGATATCTTAGTACTTGATGTTAAGCTACCAAAAGGCGATGGCTTTTCCTTGTTATCGTCTTTAAGGTCTGCCGGAGTTAACACACCCGCTATATTTACAACCTCACTAAACACCGTCAATGACTTAGAGAGTGGCTATGAAAGCGGTTGCGATGATTACTTAAAGAAGCCATATGAGCTAAAAGAACTACTAATACGTATAAAAAATTTAATAAAACGTAGCTTTTTGCATACAAATAGCGACTTTATTACGCTTGCAGATGGTTATAAATTTTACCCACAAAGCAAAAATCTGACTAAAAATGACGAAATAGTAAATCTTTCAAACAAACAAAGCGAACTACTTATCCTATTTTTACAAAATAAAAATAAACTTCTTACAAAACAAGAAATATTTGATAAAATTTGGAGCTTCGACGAAGAGCCAAGTGAGCAAAGTTTGCGTGTATATATAAAAGATATACGCCAAATTTTAGGAAAAGAAAATATAACAAACAAAAGGGGCGATGGCTATATATATGCCATACAAAACTAA
- a CDS encoding AEC family transporter, protein MNLIPLFSIFVMISTGFFAKKVKIVETKHSVIFVDFVLCFAIPALVFDKIYHVTIDTTLINSIATGFLSSIFGGTLALVLGCLFKFSRATIVSMVMLSIFGNTLFVGLPVLQGFFGDEVLNEVIFYDQLATAIPLSILGPLILSFGASEKVSLFANAVKILKFPPFIALICAFMLKGFYIPDFIFAPLRMFSGAITPIALFAIGIGLSFNSIRSSYKGLFIVIFCKMIAPALFIIAVINIFSIHIDTKWIVAIFQASMPPMVLASAMIMKAGLDSSLAISSVAMGVTFSFVSLPVLFYIFGV, encoded by the coding sequence ATGAATTTGATCCCATTATTTTCTATTTTTGTTATGATTAGCACTGGTTTTTTTGCTAAAAAAGTTAAGATAGTTGAGACCAAACACTCTGTTATCTTTGTAGACTTCGTCCTATGCTTTGCCATACCTGCACTTGTATTTGATAAAATTTATCATGTAACTATCGATACGACACTCATTAATTCCATTGCGACTGGCTTTTTATCGTCTATTTTCGGTGGTACTTTAGCATTGGTGCTTGGTTGCTTATTCAAATTTTCACGAGCCACCATCGTAAGTATGGTTATGTTAAGTATTTTTGGCAATACTCTTTTTGTTGGACTGCCAGTACTTCAGGGATTTTTTGGCGATGAAGTATTAAACGAAGTTATATTTTACGATCAGCTTGCCACCGCAATACCGCTTTCTATCCTTGGTCCGCTTATCTTGTCCTTTGGTGCATCAGAGAAAGTTTCACTTTTTGCAAATGCAGTAAAAATTTTAAAATTTCCACCATTTATAGCACTCATTTGTGCGTTTATGTTAAAGGGGTTTTATATACCTGATTTTATATTTGCACCTCTTAGAATGTTTTCTGGTGCGATCACGCCAATCGCACTATTTGCTATCGGCATAGGGCTTAGTTTTAATAGCATTAGAAGTTCGTATAAAGGGCTTTTCATCGTCATATTTTGTAAGATGATAGCTCCTGCTTTATTCATAATTGCGGTAATAAATATCTTTAGTATACATATAGATACAAAATGGATTGTTGCGATATTTCAAGCATCAATGCCACCTATGGTCTTAGCTAGTGCGATGATAATGAAAGCTGGACTAGATAGTTCACTAGCCATATCATCAGTTGCAATGGGTGTAACATTTAGCTTTGTTAGCCTACCTGTACTTTTTTATATTTTTGGAGTATGA
- a CDS encoding DNA translocase FtsK 4TM domain-containing protein, which translates to MSTAAPTADFVGSFGQAIGSINFKFFGYIAYIFPFLLIIIAYFIYKNYTKFDLEFSQYLFGILLFFLAILMLQALTSSQENGGMVGGFINLALKDVIGTIGTCVVILMLFIISVGLIFKESVVVVLRRAFVDPISTKLEKKSEQKTKTSPIQIPSSGKSKESNLKQNESEDEIIDTQILEDEVVQNEPKTDQCSDKVSIVNGVEILNEVAENKKLLDELEKGKVEKPKDFVLPSLKFLNNPPKRSHSVNEAEIDQKISDLLEKLRRFKIDGDVVRTYTGPIVTTFEFRPAPHIKVSKILTLQDDLAMALKAQTIRIQAPIPGKDVVGIEVPNQNLETIYLKEILESEIYKNASSPLTMALGKDIVGAPFITDLKKLPHLLIAGTTGSGKSVGINAMLLSLLYRNSPQTLRLMMIDPKMLEFSIYNDIPHLLTPVITQAKQAITALANMVAEMERRYTIMSHTRTKNIESYNEKMKTEGGEQLPYIVIIIDELADLMMTSGKDVELYIGRLAQMARASGIHLIVATQRPSVDVVTGLIKANLPSRISYRVGQRIDSKVILDQMGAESLLGRGDMLFTPPGSPGIIRLHAPFASEKEIESIVEFLKQQQEVVYDERFLAEDSTNSGSSGANGSIINCGELDELYEEAKEIVLSEQKTSISYLQRRLKIGYNKAANIIEQMEKMGVLSPVNSKGQRDIL; encoded by the coding sequence ATATCCACAGCTGCTCCTACTGCAGATTTTGTCGGCTCATTTGGTCAAGCTATCGGTAGTATAAATTTTAAATTTTTTGGATATATCGCCTATATTTTTCCATTTTTACTCATCATCATTGCATACTTTATCTATAAAAACTACACCAAATTTGATTTAGAATTTTCTCAATACTTGTTTGGAATTTTGCTATTTTTTCTTGCTATATTGATGCTTCAAGCACTCACATCATCGCAAGAAAATGGTGGCATGGTAGGTGGATTTATAAATTTAGCGCTAAAAGATGTCATCGGCACGATCGGCACTTGCGTCGTTATACTTATGCTTTTTATAATCTCTGTAGGACTTATATTTAAAGAGAGTGTTGTAGTGGTTTTAAGGCGAGCATTTGTCGATCCGATCAGTACAAAACTAGAGAAAAAGAGTGAGCAAAAGACAAAAACAAGCCCGATACAAATTCCATCTTCAGGTAAATCAAAAGAGTCAAATTTAAAACAAAATGAGTCTGAAGATGAGATTATTGATACTCAAATTTTAGAAGATGAAGTGGTGCAAAATGAGCCTAAAACAGATCAATGTAGCGATAAAGTCTCAATAGTAAATGGTGTAGAAATTTTAAATGAAGTAGCTGAAAATAAAAAATTGCTTGATGAACTAGAAAAAGGTAAAGTCGAAAAACCAAAAGACTTTGTACTACCATCTCTTAAATTTCTAAATAATCCACCAAAACGTTCACATAGTGTAAATGAGGCTGAAATAGATCAAAAAATTTCTGATCTACTTGAAAAATTGCGTCGCTTTAAGATAGATGGCGACGTTGTTCGCACCTACACAGGTCCTATCGTAACGACATTTGAGTTTCGCCCTGCCCCACACATCAAAGTAAGTAAAATTCTTACTTTACAAGATGACTTAGCAATGGCTCTTAAAGCCCAAACTATTCGTATACAAGCCCCAATACCTGGTAAAGATGTCGTAGGTATCGAAGTGCCAAATCAAAATTTAGAGACAATATATCTTAAAGAAATTTTAGAGAGTGAAATTTATAAAAATGCTTCCAGCCCTCTTACAATGGCACTTGGCAAAGATATCGTAGGAGCACCATTTATAACAGATCTAAAAAAGCTCCCACATCTTCTTATTGCTGGAACGACTGGTAGTGGAAAAAGTGTAGGCATAAATGCAATGTTACTTAGCCTACTTTATCGCAACTCTCCGCAGACATTACGTCTTATGATGATAGATCCAAAGATGTTGGAATTTAGTATTTATAACGATATCCCGCATCTCCTCACGCCTGTCATAACACAGGCTAAACAAGCCATAACCGCACTGGCAAATATGGTTGCGGAGATGGAGCGTCGCTATACGATAATGAGCCACACACGCACAAAAAATATCGAAAGCTATAACGAAAAGATGAAAACAGAAGGCGGTGAACAACTGCCATACATAGTTATTATCATTGATGAACTTGCTGACCTTATGATGACGAGCGGCAAAGATGTAGAACTTTACATAGGACGCTTAGCACAGATGGCAAGAGCTAGTGGCATACATCTCATCGTAGCTACACAACGCCCATCCGTAGATGTCGTAACAGGTCTAATAAAAGCAAATCTACCAAGTCGTATCAGCTACCGTGTAGGTCAGCGTATTGATAGTAAAGTCATACTCGATCAAATGGGTGCAGAGAGCTTACTAGGGCGTGGAGATATGCTTTTTACGCCACCTGGAAGCCCTGGCATCATCAGACTTCATGCACCTTTTGCAAGCGAGAAAGAGATAGAAAGTATCGTTGAGTTTTTAAAACAGCAACAAGAAGTTGTTTATGATGAGCGATTTTTAGCTGAAGATAGCACAAATAGTGGCTCTAGTGGTGCAAATGGTAGCATAATAAATTGCGGTGAGCTTGATGAACTTTATGAGGAGGCAAAAGAGATAGTGTTAAGTGAGCAAAAAACATCAATAAGCTATCTACAGCGTCGCTTAAAGATAGGATATAACAAGGCCGCAAATATTATAGAGCAGATGGAAAAAATGGGTGTTTTAAGCCCAGTAAATTCAAAAGGGCAAAGGGATATTTTATAA
- the flgL gene encoding flagellar hook-associated protein FlgL — protein MRITNQWRYSQTLYDYQRSMAEVNKNYQQISSGLKINQSYEGAATYNDAMRLDYEVATIDQVIEATSKSVNFAKNTDKSISEFVKQLEKFKVKVVQAASDINSTTSLEAIANDLQGIKNHLVNIANTSINGQFLFSGSAVDTKPIDGSGNYQGNKEYMKTHSGAQVEIAHNIPGYDMFLGKDSDYRKIITTNVIQVDRTRADTTENPKILNGESKIKNMIGLNYVKQPNTINKDYDFVDKDVKFPDTYFYMQGKKPDGTSFTSKFKMTADTTIDSLMEKIGYEFGNTATTKVVDVSINADGQFNIKDLTKGNQVIDFHMVAATTQVNTKDDLATANAAIASTDTLANLETLANNGSIYITEFTKSNFKDNNGVATNSFDYTKVRFAKKDNTVTSNVSQIVRATGEFATDSTRLSQVAGTKTLYPNSNDRYNIDNKNINMKIVSKSGATYNIKVKLGTQDPSVPVTFDISGTAADGTQLFNGATRILPVYNSDEFGTYRTQTNDFTYRQLMDIVGMVASDNIPPQSSLTTEGATITQAQREANSKAMQNEIIKSRGSVSVELDHSGKVVLKDLQNAVTPIELAMYDEDNTDKFYGDSTGTTTADSQGGGAAFNFSANNAITIDEPSVNLFKELDDMIFAVRNGYYRADSEAGDPRNTGMQGAIERLDHFMDHVNKQVTKIGSQTKLLTSTQERAEIMKVNVSSVKSEVIDADYAKAYLSFTQKSMAYQAMLQATSKINQLSLLNYM, from the coding sequence ATGAGAATAACAAACCAATGGCGATACAGTCAGACATTATATGATTATCAACGAAGTATGGCAGAGGTCAATAAAAACTATCAACAAATTTCAAGTGGCTTAAAGATAAACCAATCCTATGAAGGTGCAGCGACTTATAACGATGCGATGAGACTTGATTATGAGGTGGCTACAATTGATCAAGTCATAGAAGCGACATCAAAATCTGTAAATTTTGCTAAAAATACAGATAAATCAATATCAGAGTTTGTAAAACAGCTTGAAAAATTTAAAGTTAAAGTCGTGCAAGCTGCAAGTGATATAAATAGCACAACATCACTTGAAGCAATAGCAAATGACTTGCAAGGTATCAAAAACCACCTTGTAAATATCGCCAATACTTCAATAAATGGGCAATTTTTATTTTCAGGAAGTGCAGTTGATACAAAACCAATCGATGGTAGCGGAAACTATCAAGGCAATAAAGAATATATGAAAACTCACAGTGGGGCACAGGTAGAGATAGCTCATAATATACCGGGATATGATATGTTTTTAGGTAAAGATAGCGACTATCGAAAAATCATAACCACAAATGTCATTCAAGTTGATCGCACAAGGGCAGATACAACTGAAAATCCAAAGATACTAAACGGCGAAAGCAAGATCAAAAATATGATCGGACTAAACTATGTAAAACAGCCCAATACGATAAATAAAGACTATGACTTTGTCGATAAAGATGTAAAATTCCCTGACACATACTTTTATATGCAGGGTAAAAAGCCAGATGGTACGAGCTTTACAAGCAAATTTAAGATGACAGCAGATACAACGATTGATAGCCTAATGGAAAAGATCGGTTATGAGTTTGGTAATACAGCAACGACTAAAGTCGTAGATGTAAGCATAAATGCCGATGGACAGTTTAATATAAAAGATCTAACAAAAGGCAACCAAGTCATCGACTTTCATATGGTCGCAGCGACAACTCAAGTAAACACAAAAGATGACTTAGCTACTGCAAATGCAGCTATAGCTAGCACCGATACACTAGCAAATTTAGAGACATTGGCAAATAATGGAAGCATATATATTACTGAATTTACTAAGAGTAATTTTAAAGACAATAACGGAGTAGCTACAAACTCGTTTGATTATACTAAAGTGAGATTTGCTAAAAAAGACAATACTGTAACAAGCAATGTTTCGCAAATTGTTCGTGCGACCGGAGAATTTGCTACTGATTCAACAAGATTAAGCCAAGTAGCTGGGACAAAAACACTATATCCAAACTCAAACGATCGCTACAATATAGATAATAAAAATATAAACATGAAGATAGTCTCAAAATCAGGAGCAACATACAATATAAAAGTAAAGCTAGGGACACAAGATCCAAGTGTACCGGTAACATTTGATATCTCTGGTACAGCAGCCGATGGCACACAATTATTTAATGGTGCAACTAGAATTTTGCCAGTTTATAACTCAGATGAGTTTGGTACATATAGAACTCAGACGAATGACTTCACGTATCGCCAACTTATGGATATAGTTGGTATGGTTGCAAGTGATAATATACCACCACAATCATCTTTAACTACCGAAGGTGCTACTATAACACAGGCTCAAAGGGAGGCAAATAGCAAGGCTATGCAAAATGAGATAATAAAATCTCGTGGTAGCGTATCAGTAGAGCTAGATCATAGTGGTAAAGTTGTACTTAAAGATCTTCAAAATGCCGTTACTCCAATCGAGTTAGCTATGTATGATGAAGATAATACTGACAAATTTTATGGCGATAGCACAGGCACTACGACTGCTGATTCTCAAGGCGGTGGTGCAGCATTTAACTTTTCAGCAAATAATGCTATAACGATAGATGAACCAAGTGTAAATTTATTTAAAGAGCTTGATGATATGATATTTGCTGTTAGAAATGGCTATTATAGGGCAGATTCAGAAGCTGGAGATCCACGAAATACTGGTATGCAAGGAGCTATCGAGAGACTGGATCATTTTATGGATCATGTAAATAAACAAGTAACTAAAATTGGCTCACAAACAAAACTTCTTACATCAACGCAAGAACGTGCTGAGATAATGAAAGTTAACGTTTCATCTGTAAAGAGTGAGGTTATCGATGCAGACTATGCCAAAGCTTATCTTAGTTTCACACAAAAATCAATGGCATATCAAGCAATGCTGCAAGCCACATCTAAGATAAATCAACTTAGCTTACTAAATTATATGTAA
- a CDS encoding McrC family protein, with product MKQQTIQISEFGLIFNGKKSDDEYTSKYLCDSINCSDQYNELEEFVKSDAGQQIFEFVKNGKCLRAKNYVGTLQFKSGLTIEILPKIAKSQKNENRQKSQNDAKVLLVKLLCILYKLPNYKHIDKANFNYLKHMRIFEIFINMFLGDIGRIIKHGLKSDYTYLQENQYFLKGKLLFNENLRLNLAHKERFFMEFSDYNQNCPENRLLKSTLNFLYQASNDWNNKRLILQYLEHMGHIKYSSNFIADFRSIKKERGLRHYENALIWSKIFLNHSSFDIFCGNSVAFAILFPMQTLFESFVGWYLRKSKPNLEILEQFNSRNFVKGLFGISPDFVAKNGKDIEFIADAKWKVISKNNDFSQSDFYQLFTYHKLFKSPNTHIYYPQSDEKNCYKFFEYFDGNKIEIYFLDILKELGN from the coding sequence ATGAAACAGCAGACAATACAGATAAGTGAATTTGGGCTTATTTTTAATGGCAAAAAGAGCGATGACGAATACACTAGCAAGTATCTTTGCGACTCTATAAATTGTAGTGATCAATATAATGAGCTAGAAGAATTTGTTAAAAGCGATGCAGGGCAGCAGATCTTTGAATTTGTTAAAAACGGCAAATGTTTACGTGCTAAAAATTATGTTGGGACTTTGCAATTTAAAAGTGGTCTCACAATAGAAATCCTACCAAAAATAGCAAAAAGCCAAAAAAATGAAAATAGACAAAAAAGCCAAAATGATGCAAAAGTGCTATTAGTCAAGCTTTTATGCATACTTTATAAATTACCAAACTATAAACACATAGATAAAGCAAATTTTAATTATCTAAAACATATGCGAATTTTTGAGATTTTTATAAATATGTTTTTAGGCGATATTGGGCGAATTATTAAGCATGGACTCAAGTCAGACTATACCTATTTACAAGAAAATCAGTATTTTTTAAAGGGTAAGTTACTATTTAATGAGAATTTACGCTTAAATTTGGCTCATAAAGAGAGATTTTTCATGGAATTTTCGGATTATAATCAAAATTGCCCTGAAAATCGCCTTTTAAAAAGCACACTAAATTTTCTTTATCAAGCATCAAATGACTGGAATAATAAACGTCTTATTTTACAATATTTAGAGCATATGGGGCATATAAAATACTCGTCAAATTTTATAGCTGATTTTCGTAGCATTAAAAAAGAGCGAGGATTAAGGCACTATGAAAACGCCCTAATATGGTCGAAAATATTTCTAAATCATTCAAGCTTTGATATCTTTTGTGGTAATAGTGTGGCTTTTGCAATTTTATTTCCTATGCAAACTCTTTTTGAGAGCTTTGTGGGGTGGTATTTGAGAAAAAGTAAGCCAAATTTAGAAATTTTAGAGCAGTTTAATAGTCGTAATTTTGTTAAAGGATTGTTTGGCATTAGTCCTGATTTTGTTGCAAAAAATGGCAAAGATATAGAGTTTATCGCTGATGCAAAATGGAAAGTAATCAGCAAAAATAATGACTTTAGCCAAAGCGATTTTTACCAACTTTTTACTTATCATAAACTATTTAAAAGCCCAAATACTCATATTTATTATCCACAATCAGACGAAAAAAATTGTTATAAATTTTTTGAATATTTTGACGGTAATAAAATTGAAATTTATTTTTTAGATATTTTAAAAGAGCTTGGTAATTAA